The Oceanispirochaeta sp. genome includes the window AGCAGAACCCAGGGGTTTTTTCGGGGCGAAAACTTGCTCACATGGTAAAGGAAAGGTTCTTTATGGAGTAGATTCTCTTCATTCAGAACTTTGTAATTGTGATTGTAACTGTTGTAGCAGATGGTAAAAAGAGATTCTGGAATATTGTAGAATTTGGCAAGAAACTCTCTACTTGTCCAGGAAACGGTGGCGATACCATCCAGTTTCCTGGACATAGGCCGGCATCCAAGGTATTCATGAATGACCTGCCACAAGGGAAAATGACGCGGGATCAGTACCGGCTCGGCGTTGTGGATTGTTCCTGTTTTCTTTGCTTTAATACCCCACATGGGACTCATGATGGAAACAGGTGAATAATGGTTCAAGTCAAAGTTCTGATCCCTCAAAATCTTTGATGCCTTCAGAGGATTCCTGGGGATTTTAATCTCTTTGACATCAGGATGTCTGTAAAGTGGATGATCGCAGTCCATATTATGGACAAAAGTTATATCTAAACCATGATCAAGCTCTAACAGAGCCTGCAGGATTTCAATCAGATGCTTACCACTTCCACTTGTGGATCTATTATCAATAGGCCGGGTCATGACGGCGATTTTTGGTCTGTT containing:
- a CDS encoding glycosyltransferase family 1 protein: MNRPKIAVMTRPIDNRSTSGSGKHLIEILQALLELDHGLDITFVHNMDCDHPLYRHPDVKEIKIPRNPLKASKILRDQNFDLNHYSPVSIMSPMWGIKAKKTGTIHNAEPVLIPRHFPLWQVIHEYLGCRPMSRKLDGIATVSWTSREFLAKFYNIPESLFTICYNSYNHNYKVLNEENLLHKEPFLYHVSKFSPRKNPWVLLSSFALLKQEFPELRLKISGSKWDNPQVDKELTLLGIQDDVDLLGFSTEEDIIHNLNRASAFVFPSLCEGFGIPNIEAQACGCPVVTSAAFAIPEVVGQGAVLVDDYKNPQDFANGIKSLFQMDEQDKAVLIAAGLENVKRYSWKESAEELVKLWKELLE